In Triticum urartu cultivar G1812 unplaced genomic scaffold, Tu2.1 TuUngrouped_contig_6454, whole genome shotgun sequence, a genomic segment contains:
- the LOC125530636 gene encoding uncharacterized protein LOC125530636 — protein sequence MSSSFSSSSRCASSSQRRWASPRRSPVRYRVGPLDYEPTMPCWCKEKPKAAMWISWSDDNPGRRYKTCAKSRMGGCEMYEWHDDPIEEPFLKQLIIDLCDRVRQLERISSELRDAASSVPQHQTPQLEVAPAPTDNLALNQGSGYMKAFAMFVLLAAFCYKLGATIL from the exons ATGTCTTCGTCATTCTCTTCGAGCTCAAGGTGTGCTTCTTCATCCCAGAGGCGTTGGGCCTCCCCAAGAAGGTCGCCGGTGAGATACAGGGTGGGTCCACTGGACTATGAACCTACGATGCCATGCTGGTGCAAGGAGAAACCCAAGGCTGCCATGTGGATCTCCTGGAGCGACGATAACCCTGGGAGAAGATACAAGACATGCGCCAAGTCGCGG ATGGGAGGTTGTGAAATGTACGAGTGGCATGACGATCCCATTGAGGAACCGTTCCTCAAACAACTCATCATTGATCTCTGCGACAGGGTGCGTCAGTTAGAGAGGATCAGCTCAGAGTTGCGTGATGCAGCAAGTTCAGTGCCACAACACCAAACTCCCCAGCTAGAAGTTGCTCCTGCTCCTACAGATAATTTAGCTCTGAATCAAGGATCTGGCTACATGAAGGCATTTGCAATGTTCGTGCTGCTGGCAGCATTCTGTTACAAGTTAGGAGCAACAATCTTGTAA